The Fusobacterium sp. DD2 nucleotide sequence AAAGTGAAAACTGATGCAATACATTGCATATGCTGTTAGCAGCTACTACTCTTTCTCCCATATGTCCCAAGATTGATGAGTGCACTGCTAATCCAAGACCCCAGAATGTCTCTCCCAGGGTTACTGGAAGTCCATATCTTATCATATCCTTTAAAAGAGACCCATCGAAATATTTTAACATTATAACTTTAAATCTCAAAACACTCTCTCTATACTTTAGATATAAAAGGACTAAAATCACTTCCAACCCTCTTGCTATAATCGTTCCAATAGCAGCTCCAACTATTCCAAGTCTAGGTACTCCAAAATGTCCAAATATAAATATGTAGTTAAAAATTATATTAGTGCAAAATGACAAAACATATATCCATATAGAAAGTTTTACATCTTTTACACTTCTTAAAATAATTAAAAATATTGTTGTAATTGAATAAAAAATATACGAAAGAGATACCACTCTTAAGTATTTGATCCCCTCTTCTACTACTCCAGTTTCTGAAGTAAAAAGAAGCATTATCTGTTTAGGAAAAATTACAAGCATTAGAACAAACAGTATTCCAACACCTATTGCTATTTTTAAAGCCATAGCAGTTATTTTCCTTAAACTTTTCATATCCCTTTTACCATAATACTGGCTACATAAAACTCCTGACCCTGAACCTATTCCAGATATTAGAAGTGAAAATATATAAAATACCTGACTTGCAAGGCTTGATGCTGATAATACAGTCTCACCAAAGCTTCCTAACATCAAAGTATCCATCATATTTACACTGTACGAAATAATATTTTGAATTGTAATAGGTATAGTGATAGCCAAAAGATTTTTATAAAACCCTTTTTCCAATGTTCTCTCCTTATTTAAAACAGATAAAGGCTCCGTTTCTTCCTGATTTTTCTCTATCTCTTCTATATGAATGGAAATCACCATCATATGTGCATAAATTATTTGTATTTATATTTTCTTCTTTTATTCCATGAGCTATCAGATTAAGATAGTTAAACTTCTGATTATCAAAATATAATTTTCCATTTTCTCTTTTAAAACTTTTAGATATTAATTGAGAAGGAAATTTTCCCTGAAATTTTTCTAAAAAATCCTCTCCCACTTCATATCTATCCTGTGAAATTCCAATTCCAAAAGTTATAATTATATCTTCAGGATTAGAACTGTATTTTTCCTTCATTATATTAATAGCATTTATTCCTATCTCTTTAAATGTACCCATCCAACCTGAATGGACAAGAGAAATTATCTCTCTTTTTCTATCATATATATATATAGGAAGACAATCGGCATATTTTGTATAAATAACTATATCTTTTCGTTTAGTTATAAAGCCATCTGTATTTTCAAAATATAATTTATTATCATCTTCTATTATCTCTATATTACTGCTATGAACCTGATGTCCTGCAGTAATTTTTTTATTTGTAAATGAAAAATCGGAGATAAACTTTTCCTTTTTCATCTCCATTACATTTCCATATTCTTTCTTAGTATAAATAGCAAATATCCCATATTTTTCAAGTTCATCAAATTGTATATAATTTCCCCTATCAGTCA carries:
- a CDS encoding MATE family efflux transporter, which encodes MEKGFYKNLLAITIPITIQNIISYSVNMMDTLMLGSFGETVLSASSLASQVFYIFSLLISGIGSGSGVLCSQYYGKRDMKSLRKITAMALKIAIGVGILFVLMLVIFPKQIMLLFTSETGVVEEGIKYLRVVSLSYIFYSITTIFLIILRSVKDVKLSIWIYVLSFCTNIIFNYIFIFGHFGVPRLGIVGAAIGTIIARGLEVILVLLYLKYRESVLRFKVIMLKYFDGSLLKDMIRYGLPVTLGETFWGLGLAVHSSILGHMGERVVAANSICNVLHQFSLSFVQGLGSSSAVIMGGMIGAGLIEKAKEASRAFVKVYTLCGFLNTLFMIAISKPIFAIYTLQPETLVLAKQFLYTYAFITFFRSIVSPIIGGILWGGGDTRFSAFVDITFLWGLIPIGYLAAFKWNMNPAAVLVILRLETFLKLVACLIRIRGDKWIKNTTR
- the pgeF gene encoding peptidoglycan editing factor PgeF, whose product is MTDRGNYIQFDELEKYGIFAIYTKKEYGNVMEMKKEKFISDFSFTNKKITAGHQVHSSNIEIIEDDNKLYFENTDGFITKRKDIVIYTKYADCLPIYIYDRKREIISLVHSGWMGTFKEIGINAINIMKEKYSSNPEDIIITFGIGISQDRYEVGEDFLEKFQGKFPSQLISKSFKRENGKLYFDNQKFNYLNLIAHGIKEENINTNNLCTYDGDFHSYRRDREKSGRNGAFICFK